One window from the genome of Saimiri boliviensis isolate mSaiBol1 chromosome 2, mSaiBol1.pri, whole genome shotgun sequence encodes:
- the INSYN1 gene encoding inhibitory synaptic factor 1 isoform X2 produces the protein MNGGTPIPNGPRVETPDSSSEEAFGAGPTVKSQLPQRTPGTRERVRFSDKVLYHALCCDDEEGDGEQEAEEEEVGLAPEPVHAETHAGPYKPSPAPYKSRRPPPTHRRPGSASAPEQTRRVTRNSSTQTVSDKSTQTVLPYTAARQKARGKN, from the coding sequence ATGAATGGTGGCACGCCCATCCCCAATGGGCCACGCGTGGAGACCCCAGACTCCTCCAGCGAGGAGGCCTTCGGCGCTGGCCCCACGGTGAAGAGCCAGCTGCCCCAGCGGACCCCAGGGACGCGGGAGAGGGTGCGGTTCAGTGACAAAGTGCTCTACCATGCTCTGTGCTGTGACGACGAGGAGGGGGACGGTGagcaggaggccgaggaggaggaggtgggcttGGCCCCCGAGCCTGTCCATGCAGAGACCCACGCAGGCCCCTACaagccctccccagccccctacAAGTCACGGCGCCCTCCACCGACCCACCGCCGCCCAGGCTCTGCCTCGGCCCCCGAACAGACTCGAAGGGTCACGAGGAACAGCAGCACCCAGACAGTGTCAGACAAGAGCACACAGACGGTGCTGCCCTACACGGCCGCTAGACAGAAAGCCAGGGGGAAAAActag